The genomic segment GGCAAAGGCATTCGCATCGAAGGTTTGAGAAAACGTTATGGCGAGGGCGATACCGCGGTCGATGCCTTGAAAGGCGTGGACATGCAGGTGGCGCCGGGTGAGGTGGTGGGCCTGATCGGCCCTTCCGGCTCGGGTAAGAGCACTCTGCTCAAATGCCTGGGCGCGGTGATTGATCCGACTGCCGGTCGCATGACGCTGGGCGATGAAGTGATCTATGACGATGGCTGGAGAGTCCGTGATCTGCGTGCCTTGCGGCGCGACAAGATTGGTTTCGTATTCCAGGCGCCATACCTGATTCCGTTTCTCGATGTCACCGACAACGTGGCGCTACTGCCGATGCTCGCAGGCGTCGCCAATGGAGAGTCGCGCGCGAAGGCACTGGAACTGCTCACGGCGCTCGATGTGCAACACCGGGCGCGCGCCATGCCCTCGCAACTCTCCGGTGGCGAGCAGCAACGGGTTGCCATAGCGCGCGGATTGGTCAATCGCCCGCCGGTGATCCTGGCCGATGAACCCACTGCGCCGCTGGATTCCGAGCGTGCCATGGCTGTGATTCGCATCCTCAACAACATGGCCCGGAAGTTCGAGACCGCCATCATCGTCGTCACCCATGACGAAAAGATCATCCCCACCTTCAAGCGCATCTACCACATCCGCGATGGCGTGACCCATGAGGAAGCCGGCGAAGGACGGGGGTTCGAATGAGAGAACGATTGAATTCCAGGAGATTTTCATGAC from the Denitratisoma oestradiolicum genome contains:
- a CDS encoding ABC transporter ATP-binding protein, with the translated sequence MSGKGIRIEGLRKRYGEGDTAVDALKGVDMQVAPGEVVGLIGPSGSGKSTLLKCLGAVIDPTAGRMTLGDEVIYDDGWRVRDLRALRRDKIGFVFQAPYLIPFLDVTDNVALLPMLAGVANGESRAKALELLTALDVQHRARAMPSQLSGGEQQRVAIARGLVNRPPVILADEPTAPLDSERAMAVIRILNNMARKFETAIIVVTHDEKIIPTFKRIYHIRDGVTHEEAGEGRGFE